From a single Candidatus Neomarinimicrobiota bacterium genomic region:
- a CDS encoding 50S ribosomal protein L28, which yields MSRVCDICGKGPLYGNKVSHAHNTSRRRWLPNLQKVRANVNGTVKRIRVCTTCIKQGKVMKAA from the coding sequence ATGTCCAGAGTTTGTGATATATGCGGTAAAGGTCCTCTATACGGGAACAAGGTGAGTCACGCTCACAATACAAGCAGGCGGAGATGGTTGCCGAACCTTCAAAAGGTAAGGGCGAACGTCAACGGTACGGTAAAAAGGATTCGTGTTTGCACGACCTGCATCAAGCAGGGGAAGGTGATGAAAGCGGCGTAA